The Paraburkholderia hospita DNA segment ACAGGGCTCACCTCCGCCGTGCGCCACACGAGTCCGGTCACGACGGCCGGCACGGCCTCACGCAACGGACGATACACGACGCCCGTGCGCCGCAGGTTACGCAACGATTGCGGCACCAGCGCGACACCCATGCCCGCGGACACCAGACTCACGATCGTCTGCATCTGGATCGCTTCCTGGCCGATGTGCGGCGTAAGACCGGCCGCGCCGTAGCAATCCATAATGATGTCATAAAAGCCTGGCGCGAGACGCCTTGGGAAAACGACCAGCGGCGCGTCGCCCGCCTGCGCGAGGCTCAACGGCTCGTCGCGCCATTCGGCCACGCCCGCCCCGCTCGCCGCATCACCTTCCGCATCACCTTCAATACGCGCCGCCATCTCCGTCGACATCGCGATCACCAGCGGCTCGCGCGCCAGCGGCAGCCACGACAGCTGCGACGCGTAGCGCGGCGGCAGCGGCCCGATCACCAGACCCGCGTCGACACGCCCCGCGACCAGCTCGTCGATCTGCACGTCGCTGGTCGCTTCGAGCAGTTCGAGCCGCACGCGCGGATGGCGCGCGCCGAACTCGCGTAACAGCGGCGGCAACAGTCCGTAATCCGCCGTCGACACGAACGCCAGCGACAACACCCCCGCCTCGCCGCGCGCAAGACTCTGCGCCAACGGCCGCAGCCCTTCCGCGCCCGCCAGTAGCCTCCGCACCTCGGGTAGCAGATCCGCGCCGACGGACGTCAGCTCGACCGAGCGCTTGGTGCGCGCGAACAGTTCGACGCCCAGCGTGTCTTCGAGCGCGCGGATCGCCTGCGACAGCGGCGGCTGCGTCATCGACAGCCGCGCCGCCGCGCGCCCGAAGTGCTTCTCTTCGGCGACGGTCACGAAATAGCGCAACTGGCGCAGATCGGGGATTGCAGGCAAGCTCATTAATACATTTTACGACCTAATAGACGCTGAATAATATATTGGACATTCTTTTGCAGAAACTCCATTCTTGCCCAACGCGCCCGAACTAGACTAAAGAACCCGCGCTGGAACCGCCCAGGCCGTTGCGCCGCAAGCGGGAAGCGAGCCGATCGGCGCGCACACCAAAACAACTGGATGGAGCTCCCCATGCCGTACAACCGTCGTTCGAAGAACATCACGCAAGGCGTCGCGCGTTCGCCGAACCGCTCGATGTATTACGCGCTCGGCTACCAGAAGGAAGACTTCGACAAGCCGATGATCGGCGTCGCCAACGGCCACTCGACCATCACGCCGTGCAACGCCGGCCTGCAACGCCTCACGGATGCCGCCGTCGAAGCCGTCAAGCGCTCCGACGCGAACCCGCAGACCTTCGGCACGCCGACCATCTCCGACGGCATGTCGATGGGCACGGAGGGCATGAAGTACTCGCTGGTGTCGCGCGAAGTGATCGCCGACTGCATCGAGACCTGCGTGCAAGGCCAGTGGATGGACGGCGTCGTCGTGATCGGCGGCTGCGACAAGAACATGCCGGGCGGCATGATCGGCCTCGCGCGGATGAATGTGCCGGGCATCTACGTGTACGGCGGCACCATCAAACCAGGCAAATGGAAAGGCACCGACCTGACCATCGTGTCGTCGTTCGAGGCCGTTGGCGAGTTCACGGCGGGCCGCATGTCGCAGGAAGATTTCGAAGGGGTCGAACAGAATGCCTGCCCGACCACGGGCTCGTGCGGCGGCATGTACACGGCCAACACGATGAGCTCGTCGTTCGAGGCGCTCGGCATGTCGCTGATGTACTCGTCGACGATGGCGAACCCCGATCAGGAAAAGGTGGATTCGGCAGCGGAATCGGCGCGCGTGCTGGTCGAAGCGGTCAAGAAGGATCTCAAGCCGCGTGACATCATCACCAAGAAATCGATCGAAAACGCCGTCGCGCTCATCATGGCGACGGGCGGCTCGACCAATGCCGTGCTGCACTTTCTGGCCATCGCCCACGCGGCGGAAGTCGAGTGGACCATCGACGACTTCGAGCGGATGCGCAAGAAAGTGCCCGTGATCTGCGACCTGAAGCCGTCGGGCAAGTACGTCGCGACTGACTTGCATCAGGCCGGCGGCATCCCGCAAGTGCTGAAGCTTCTGCTCGACGCGGGCCTGTTGCACGGCGACTGCGTGACCATCACCGGCAAGACGATCGCTGAAGAACTGAAAGACGTGCCCAGCAAGCCGCGTGCGGACCAGAAAGTGATCTATCCGATCGACAAGGCGCTCTACAGCGAAGGCCATCTCGCGATCCTCAAGGGCAACCTCGCGGAAGACGGCGCCGTCGCGAAGATCACCGGCCTGAAGAACCCGGTCATCACGGGCCCGGCGCGCGTATTCGACGACGAGCAAAGCGCGATGGACGCGATCCTCGCCGACAAGATCAAGGCAGGCGATGTCGTCGTGCTGCGTTACCTCGGCCCGCGAGGCGGCCCAGGCATGCCGGAGATGCTCGCGCCGACCTCGGCGATCATCGGCAAGGGACTCGGCGAATCGGTTGGCCTCATCACCGACGGGCGCTTTTCGGGCGGCACGTGGGGCATGGTCGTGGGTCACGTCGCGCCGGAAGCGTTCGCCGGCGGCACGATCGCGCTCGTGCAGGAAGGCGACTCGATCACGATCGACGCACACAAGCTGCTGTTGCAGCTGAACGTCGACGACGCCGAACTGCAACGCCGCCGCGGCGCATGGAAGCAGCCCGCGCCGCGTTACACGCGCGGCGTGCTGGCCAAGTTCGCGGCACTCGTGAAGCCGGCGAACAAGGGCGCTGTCACGGATTGACGCGTCAGCCGTTCCGCGCCGCGTGACTGACGCGGCGCAACATCGCAGGTTGACGCAAGCAACGCTTCGACAGGCAAAGGGGCACACGGATCGCCGTGTGCCCCTTTGCTCTTATAATGCGTCCACCACGAGCCGGGCTGAGTCACCGGCGGAGACCATAATGAAATCGAAGTCGTATGCGGCATTCTTGCTGGCAGGCACTTTGGCATTCACCGGCACGGCGCGCGCGCAGGCTCCAGGCCTTGCGCTAGCGCAAAAGCAGAACTGCATGAGCTGCCATTCGGTGACGCGGCAGTTCATGGGACCTCCGCTGCACGATGTCGCCGCCAAATACGCGGCGCGCGGCGACGCCGTGGTGTACCTCACGCGCAAGATCATGGAAGGCAGCGCGGGCGTCTGGGGACCCGTGCCGATGCCCGCGAACACACAGGTCACGCAGGACGAAGCGATGTCGCTGGCAAGCTGGATTTTGACGCTCAAGTAACGCGCGCACCCACTGCTTATTTGCCGGTCTACTTGCTGGTCGTCGAGTTACCGAGTTCTTCGCGGATCGCCTCGCGCACCCAACTGAGCATTTCCGTTTCCAGCGCGAGCGCGACCTCGCGCGTAATCTGATTGACTAGCCAGGTCGTGTGATCCTGGAACGCGTCGCGGCAGCGCGCCTCGATCAGATTGCGGCCATCCCCTTTCAGATACGTCGCGAAACGGCCGCGCAAACGCTCGGCCAGCACGTCGGCATCGTAGTCGGACCTCGCCGCAGGCGCAGGCGCGTGCTCTGCCGGTGCCGTCAGCGAACTCGGCAAAGGCGGCGCGACATACTGCTCGGCCGTCGAACCCGAGCTGAACTCCGCTTCGCCCGGCACGAACTGCGCGGGCTCGCGCATCGGCGCATGCGGCGATTCGTAGATGGAATCGAGTACGGGCACGTCGTCGTCAGCGTGGACAGACGGCGTTTGCGGCTCCGCTTGTACGTCGTGCGGCGCTTCATGCAAGTCTTGCGCGTCTTGCGCCGCCGCATGCTTACCACGCGCATGCGAACCTTCATGAGTATGCGAGCCGCTGCGCTTCGGCCGCTTCGCCTTTGCGTGCGGCTCATGTGGGTCATGCGGCTCATGGCCCGTCACCATCACATCGGTCAGAACGGGGATGTCTTGATCGGAAGAGTCGGAAGATTGGGACACGAAAACACTCCCTTTAAAGATCGGACGAGCCGGTTCTGCGCGAATCGGACAAGACCGCGCATCGAGCGGACAGAACCCGTCAGGCGCCCTGCTTGTAGTTATTCAGAGCATAGCCGCGATCGCGGTAGAAGCGATAGCGCTCGCGCCCCGCGGCAAGTTCGTCGGGCGCGTTGCCGACGATCTCCAGCAGGCGCTCGAAGCGCGCGAACTGCGACGGCACGGTCGCGCCCAGATTCAACAGTATCTGATGATGCGGCACGTCGTCGAGCGACGACGTGAGCACAACGGGC contains these protein-coding regions:
- a CDS encoding DUF2486 family protein, whose translation is MSQSSDSSDQDIPVLTDVMVTGHEPHDPHEPHAKAKRPKRSGSHTHEGSHARGKHAAAQDAQDLHEAPHDVQAEPQTPSVHADDDVPVLDSIYESPHAPMREPAQFVPGEAEFSSGSTAEQYVAPPLPSSLTAPAEHAPAPAARSDYDADVLAERLRGRFATYLKGDGRNLIEARCRDAFQDHTTWLVNQITREVALALETEMLSWVREAIREELGNSTTSK
- the ilvD gene encoding dihydroxy-acid dehydratase; its protein translation is MPYNRRSKNITQGVARSPNRSMYYALGYQKEDFDKPMIGVANGHSTITPCNAGLQRLTDAAVEAVKRSDANPQTFGTPTISDGMSMGTEGMKYSLVSREVIADCIETCVQGQWMDGVVVIGGCDKNMPGGMIGLARMNVPGIYVYGGTIKPGKWKGTDLTIVSSFEAVGEFTAGRMSQEDFEGVEQNACPTTGSCGGMYTANTMSSSFEALGMSLMYSSTMANPDQEKVDSAAESARVLVEAVKKDLKPRDIITKKSIENAVALIMATGGSTNAVLHFLAIAHAAEVEWTIDDFERMRKKVPVICDLKPSGKYVATDLHQAGGIPQVLKLLLDAGLLHGDCVTITGKTIAEELKDVPSKPRADQKVIYPIDKALYSEGHLAILKGNLAEDGAVAKITGLKNPVITGPARVFDDEQSAMDAILADKIKAGDVVVLRYLGPRGGPGMPEMLAPTSAIIGKGLGESVGLITDGRFSGGTWGMVVGHVAPEAFAGGTIALVQEGDSITIDAHKLLLQLNVDDAELQRRRGAWKQPAPRYTRGVLAKFAALVKPANKGAVTD
- a CDS encoding c-type cytochrome translates to MKSKSYAAFLLAGTLAFTGTARAQAPGLALAQKQNCMSCHSVTRQFMGPPLHDVAAKYAARGDAVVYLTRKIMEGSAGVWGPVPMPANTQVTQDEAMSLASWILTLK
- a CDS encoding DNA polymerase III subunit chi translates to MTRIDFHSNVGDSLQYACRLVRKAYQAGQPLVVLAEPPRLRAFDEQLWTFSPLDFIPHCLAGSPLAAQTPVVLTSSLDDVPHHQILLNLGATVPSQFARFERLLEIVGNAPDELAAGRERYRFYRDRGYALNNYKQGA
- a CDS encoding LysR family transcriptional regulator, yielding MSLPAIPDLRQLRYFVTVAEEKHFGRAAARLSMTQPPLSQAIRALEDTLGVELFARTKRSVELTSVGADLLPEVRRLLAGAEGLRPLAQSLARGEAGVLSLAFVSTADYGLLPPLLREFGARHPRVRLELLEATSDVQIDELVAGRVDAGLVIGPLPPRYASQLSWLPLAREPLVIAMSTEMAARIEGDAEGDAASGAGVAEWRDEPLSLAQAGDAPLVVFPRRLAPGFYDIIMDCYGAAGLTPHIGQEAIQMQTIVSLVSAGMGVALVPQSLRNLRRTGVVYRPLREAVPAVVTGLVWRTAEVSPVLAGFIDIVRAHADVLAG